Proteins co-encoded in one Mycobacterium mantenii genomic window:
- a CDS encoding WS/DGAT/MGAT family O-acyltransferase, which produces MKRLNGMDAMLLYSETPNLHTHTLKVAIVDTADFGRKLDFDLFRHTLSRRLHRLDPLRYKLIDIPWRLHHPMWLQNCEVDLDYHLRRLQVPAPGGRRELDEVIGRIASIPLDRDRPLWEFHFAEGLADHKVAIIGKVHHALADGVASANLLARVMDLTGPVPDDRDNDTTCAPPSTAQLLRAAAEDHARQAVALPGVIAEALAGARRLRRGARQRGRQPDLARLLHAPPTFLNHMVSPARTFATATLPLDQVKQTGKQLQITINDMVMAIAAGALRELLLRYDGSADQPLVASVPATTDRSPDRISGNELGGMAVSLPTHIGDPLQRVRLTSMSTAIAKENNELFGPELYGKLISYLPGAASPLAFRWLARRNTRNRLFNIPISNVMGPRERGRFAGAPVSEIYSAGPLITACGINITVWSYVDQLNISVIADDRTLGDTHELTDAMVSAFREIRTAAGFPDDIATVRSAMPPASAIPR; this is translated from the coding sequence GTGAAGCGGCTCAACGGTATGGACGCGATGCTGTTGTACAGCGAGACGCCGAACCTGCACACGCACACCTTGAAGGTGGCAATCGTCGACACCGCCGACTTCGGCCGAAAGCTTGACTTCGACCTTTTTCGGCACACGCTGAGCCGACGACTTCATCGGCTGGATCCGTTGCGCTACAAGCTGATCGACATCCCATGGCGATTGCATCATCCGATGTGGCTGCAGAATTGCGAAGTTGACCTCGACTACCATCTGCGTCGTCTTCAGGTGCCCGCCCCGGGTGGGCGCCGAGAGCTCGACGAGGTGATCGGGCGGATTGCCAGCATACCGCTGGATCGCGACCGTCCTTTGTGGGAGTTCCACTTCGCCGAAGGCTTGGCCGATCACAAGGTCGCGATCATCGGCAAGGTGCACCACGCATTGGCCGACGGCGTCGCCTCGGCGAACCTGCTGGCCAGGGTCATGGACTTGACCGGCCCGGTGCCGGACGACCGCGACAATGACACGACGTGTGCTCCGCCCTCGACAGCGCAGCTGTTGCGCGCTGCCGCCGAGGATCACGCCCGGCAGGCCGTCGCGTTACCCGGGGTGATAGCCGAGGCGCTCGCCGGGGCGCGACGGCTGCGGCGGGGCGCCCGGCAGCGCGGCAGACAGCCCGACCTTGCCCGGCTGCTGCACGCACCGCCGACATTCCTCAACCACATGGTCTCTCCGGCAAGGACTTTCGCCACCGCGACGCTGCCGCTGGATCAGGTCAAACAGACCGGCAAACAGCTGCAGATCACTATCAACGACATGGTGATGGCGATCGCCGCGGGCGCATTGCGCGAACTGCTGTTGCGCTACGACGGCAGCGCCGACCAGCCCCTGGTCGCGTCGGTCCCGGCCACCACGGACCGGTCGCCAGACCGGATCAGCGGCAACGAGCTCGGTGGCATGGCGGTGTCGCTGCCGACGCACATCGGTGATCCGCTGCAGCGGGTGCGGCTGACGTCGATGAGCACCGCGATCGCGAAAGAAAACAACGAGCTGTTCGGCCCTGAGCTGTATGGCAAATTGATCAGCTACCTGCCGGGCGCCGCATCCCCTCTGGCGTTCAGATGGCTGGCCCGGCGGAACACGAGAAACAGGCTGTTCAACATCCCGATTTCCAACGTGATGGGGCCGCGTGAGCGTGGCCGTTTCGCCGGCGCCCCGGTCAGCGAAATCTATTCGGCCGGCCCGCTGATCACCGCCTGTGGCATCAACATCACCGTGTGGAGCTACGTCGATCAGCTCAACATATCGGTGATCGCCGACGACCGCACCCTCGGCGACACCCATGAACTCACCGACGCCATGGTCAGCGCATTCCGCGAAATCCGCACTGCGGCAGGCTTTCCCGATGATATCGCCACTGTGCGGAGCGCGATGCCGCCCGCATCGGCAATCCCCCGATGA
- a CDS encoding lysophospholipid acyltransferase family protein — protein sequence MSADDLGAWDPGFTERFVSAAEPLARRWFRFEVRGLEALPPNGGALVVGNHSGGMLTPDVLIFAAAFYRRFGYERPLYTLGHDGMFVGPMSGWLTRLGVIRATSKNTARALRSGGVVLVFPGGIYDAYRPTLAENVIDFNGRIGYIRSAIDAQVPIVPVVSIGGQESQLFLTRGTWLAKRLGLSRWRSDILPITVGFPFGLSMIMPPNLPLPTKIVSEVLKPIDVLAQFGDTPGAADVDAHIRAMMQTALDGLARQRRFPVLG from the coding sequence GTGAGTGCCGACGACCTCGGCGCGTGGGATCCGGGATTCACCGAACGGTTCGTGAGCGCGGCAGAACCACTGGCGCGGCGCTGGTTTCGCTTCGAAGTGCGGGGGCTCGAGGCGTTGCCGCCCAACGGCGGTGCGCTGGTGGTCGGCAATCACTCGGGCGGCATGCTCACGCCCGACGTGCTGATCTTCGCCGCGGCGTTCTACCGCAGATTCGGGTACGAGCGCCCGCTGTACACACTCGGGCACGACGGGATGTTCGTCGGTCCCATGTCGGGATGGTTGACCCGCCTTGGGGTCATTCGCGCCACCTCGAAGAACACCGCACGGGCGCTGCGGTCCGGCGGCGTGGTGCTGGTGTTTCCCGGCGGAATTTACGACGCCTACCGACCGACGCTGGCGGAGAACGTCATTGACTTCAACGGCCGCATTGGATACATCAGGTCGGCGATCGACGCGCAGGTGCCGATCGTGCCTGTCGTCTCCATCGGCGGGCAGGAAAGCCAGCTGTTCCTCACGCGCGGCACGTGGCTGGCCAAGCGCCTGGGCCTGTCGCGATGGCGGTCCGACATTCTGCCCATCACCGTGGGCTTTCCGTTCGGGCTCAGCATGATCATGCCGCCCAACCTGCCGTTGCCGACCAAGATCGTCAGCGAGGTCCTGAAACCGATCGATGTCCTCGCCCAATTCGGCGACACGCCCGGCGCCGCCGACGTCGACGCGCACATCCGCGCCATGATGCAGACCGCGCTGGACGGCCTGGCTCGCCAGCGGCGCTTTCCGGTTCTGGGTTAG
- a CDS encoding cytochrome P450, with amino-acid sequence MSEFESVDFFTDVSLIPDPYPYFDHLRARCPVLPRPDQGVTAVTGHSEALAVYKDPAFSSCVSVAGPFSGLPFEPEGDDIGSLIEQHRSQIPMSEHIVTQDPPEHARTRGLLSRLLTPKRLKENEDFMWRLADQQLDEFLSRGSCEFLDEYARPFSGLVIADLLGVPIEDHEEFRDVFSGKFSGGVEDDSMTRAHNPLEYLDEKFTTHITERRRQPREDVLTEPAQAKYPDGSTPEVIDVVRLATFLFAAGQETTTKLLSFGVRMLAENPELQKLLREDRSRIPNFVEETLRMESPVKCHFRMARTTTSIGDAEIPAGSTVMLLPGASNRDARKFERPDEFRIDRPNVREHVAFGRGNHSCPGAPLARAEGRISLNRILDRMADITITEAKHGPPDARHYTYDPTWQMRGLSELHLEFTPMS; translated from the coding sequence TTGAGCGAATTCGAATCGGTTGATTTCTTCACTGACGTGTCCCTGATTCCGGACCCGTACCCCTACTTCGACCATCTGCGCGCGCGTTGCCCGGTGCTGCCGCGACCCGACCAGGGTGTCACGGCGGTGACGGGACACTCCGAAGCGCTCGCCGTCTATAAAGATCCGGCGTTTTCGTCGTGTGTTTCGGTCGCCGGCCCGTTTTCGGGGCTGCCGTTCGAGCCTGAGGGTGACGACATCGGCAGCCTGATCGAACAGCATCGCTCGCAGATCCCGATGAGCGAACACATCGTGACTCAAGACCCACCGGAGCACGCCCGGACGCGGGGCCTGCTCAGTCGCCTGCTAACACCCAAGCGGCTCAAGGAAAACGAAGACTTCATGTGGCGGCTCGCCGATCAGCAGCTCGACGAGTTCCTATCCCGCGGGAGTTGTGAATTCCTCGACGAATACGCGCGGCCGTTCTCCGGACTGGTGATCGCCGACCTGCTGGGCGTTCCCATCGAGGATCACGAAGAATTCCGGGATGTGTTCTCGGGCAAGTTCTCCGGTGGGGTCGAGGACGACTCGATGACGCGCGCCCACAATCCGCTGGAATACCTCGACGAGAAGTTCACCACGCACATCACCGAGCGCCGCCGACAGCCACGCGAAGACGTGTTGACCGAGCCGGCCCAGGCGAAGTATCCCGACGGCTCGACGCCCGAAGTGATCGACGTGGTCCGGCTGGCGACGTTCCTGTTCGCGGCGGGCCAGGAAACCACCACCAAGCTGCTCAGCTTCGGGGTCCGCATGCTCGCCGAGAATCCGGAGTTGCAAAAGCTGCTCCGCGAAGACCGCAGCCGGATACCGAATTTCGTCGAAGAGACACTGCGCATGGAAAGCCCGGTCAAGTGTCACTTCCGGATGGCGCGCACGACGACCTCGATCGGTGACGCCGAGATCCCGGCGGGGAGCACGGTGATGCTGCTGCCCGGCGCGAGCAACCGGGACGCACGAAAGTTCGAGCGGCCCGATGAGTTTCGCATCGACCGGCCGAACGTGCGCGAGCATGTCGCGTTCGGCCGCGGCAATCACTCGTGCCCGGGCGCACCGCTGGCCCGCGCGGAGGGGCGGATCTCGCTGAACCGCATACTCGACCGGATGGCCGACATCACCATCACGGAGGCCAAGCACGGGCCGCCGGACGCCCGCCACTACACCTACGACCCGACCTGGCAAATGCGGGGCCTGTCCGAGCTGCACCTCGAATTCACCCCGATGTCGTGA
- a CDS encoding aldehyde dehydrogenase family protein, with protein MTEAVKVRFEPKMMIDGKLVDGQAGTFTNINPATEESLGEVADASKEDMHRAIDAARRAFDETDWSTNRELRKRCLLQLHEAIESEIDELREELILEVGSPRAITFGPQLDAPLEDGLKYPARLIDEYAWETDLGDKVISLTGTLTTRKVWREPVGVVGAIVPWNFPFEVTINKLGQALGTGNTVVLKPAPNTPFNATRLGRLIAEKTDIPAGVVNVVTASDHFVGEELTLSPKVDLISFTGSTVVGKRIMEKGAATMKRLFLELGGKSATIVLEDADFGTACMVGIAPCMHAGQGCANPTRLLLPRSRYDEGVEILKNIYENVTCADPQDPGTLCGPVISQRQFDRVTDYIKKGVEEGATALVGGPGAETGFDKGYYIRPTLFTNVDNKMTIAQEEIFGPVLSVIPFDDEEDAIRIANDSVYGLAGNVFAGSLERALSVTRRIRAGFMGVNGGAPYGADTPFGGYKESGVGRQNGVAGFDQYTEIKSVAYPAG; from the coding sequence ATGACTGAGGCTGTAAAGGTCCGCTTCGAGCCGAAGATGATGATCGACGGCAAACTCGTCGACGGGCAGGCCGGCACCTTCACCAACATCAACCCGGCGACCGAGGAGTCGCTCGGCGAGGTCGCCGACGCCTCCAAGGAGGACATGCACCGGGCCATCGACGCCGCCCGGCGCGCCTTCGACGAGACCGACTGGTCGACCAACCGCGAGCTGCGCAAGCGCTGCCTGTTGCAGCTGCACGAGGCGATCGAGTCCGAGATCGACGAGCTGCGCGAGGAGCTGATCCTCGAGGTCGGCTCGCCCCGGGCCATCACCTTCGGACCGCAGCTGGACGCCCCACTCGAAGACGGGCTGAAGTACCCGGCCCGGCTGATCGACGAATACGCGTGGGAGACCGACCTGGGCGACAAGGTGATCAGCCTGACCGGCACGCTGACCACCCGCAAGGTGTGGCGGGAACCGGTCGGCGTCGTCGGCGCGATCGTGCCGTGGAACTTCCCGTTCGAGGTGACGATCAACAAGCTGGGCCAGGCGCTGGGCACCGGCAACACGGTGGTGCTCAAACCGGCGCCGAACACCCCGTTCAACGCGACCCGGCTGGGCCGGCTCATCGCCGAGAAGACCGACATCCCCGCGGGCGTCGTCAACGTCGTCACCGCCTCGGACCACTTCGTGGGTGAGGAGCTGACGCTGTCGCCGAAGGTCGACCTGATCTCGTTCACCGGCTCGACGGTGGTGGGCAAGCGGATCATGGAAAAGGGCGCCGCGACCATGAAGCGGTTGTTCCTGGAACTCGGCGGCAAGTCGGCCACCATCGTCCTCGAGGACGCGGACTTCGGCACGGCATGCATGGTCGGCATCGCGCCGTGCATGCACGCCGGTCAGGGTTGCGCGAACCCGACCCGGCTGCTGCTGCCGCGGTCCCGCTACGACGAGGGCGTGGAGATCCTCAAGAACATCTACGAGAACGTGACATGCGCGGACCCGCAGGACCCGGGAACGCTGTGTGGGCCGGTGATCTCGCAACGACAGTTCGATCGCGTCACGGACTACATCAAGAAGGGCGTCGAAGAGGGCGCCACGGCGCTGGTCGGCGGCCCGGGTGCCGAAACCGGTTTTGACAAGGGCTATTACATCAGGCCAACGCTTTTCACCAACGTCGACAACAAGATGACCATCGCGCAGGAGGAGATCTTCGGCCCGGTGCTGTCGGTCATCCCGTTCGACGACGAGGAAGACGCGATCCGGATCGCCAACGACAGCGTGTACGGGTTGGCTGGCAACGTTTTTGCGGGCTCGCTGGAGCGTGCGCTGTCGGTGACCCGACGGATCAGGGCCGGCTTCATGGGCGTCAACGGCGGCGCCCCGTACGGCGCCGACACACCGTTCGGCGGCTACAAGGAAAGCGGCGTGGGCCGGCAGAACGGTGTGGCCGGGTTCGACCAGTACACCGAGATCAAGTCGGTCGCATACCCGGCCGGCTAG
- a CDS encoding cytochrome P450: MEQLFDDLEDFGAFDDAISGDVRDPYTELARIRREEPVQRLETSGALPHEEGLPMFIVYRHEDIQQMLRDNETFSSSAVIAAFGPVLGEGVMLGMDEPIHGRLRSLVSKAFSQKSLARWQDELVGRVANGLIDKFALNGKADLVKEFTFDYPSQIIAGLLGLPEEDYPQFQRWSISLLSWLMNPGRGLAASAALCEYFAPILEARRAEPKDDLISALAAAEIDGEKLADEEIFSFLRLLLPAGVETTYRSLGSLLLALLKDPEQLDAIRADRSLLPQAIEEGVRWEAPLLTITRVATRDTDLGGVAIPAGATVMPMLGSANRQEDRYPDPDTFDIHREARAHLGWGHGVHVCLGMHLARLEMRTAINLLLDRLPNLRLDPDADDPHIRGQVFRSPTSVPVLFDPQ; this comes from the coding sequence ATGGAACAACTTTTCGACGATCTGGAAGACTTCGGCGCGTTCGACGATGCGATATCGGGTGACGTGCGCGATCCGTACACCGAACTGGCGCGGATACGCCGCGAGGAACCGGTGCAGCGACTCGAGACTTCGGGAGCCCTGCCGCACGAGGAAGGGCTGCCGATGTTCATCGTGTACCGGCACGAGGACATCCAGCAGATGCTGCGCGACAACGAGACGTTCTCGTCGTCGGCTGTGATCGCCGCGTTCGGCCCCGTGCTGGGCGAAGGCGTGATGCTTGGCATGGACGAGCCGATCCACGGGCGGCTGCGCTCGCTGGTGTCGAAGGCGTTCTCGCAGAAGTCATTGGCGCGCTGGCAGGACGAGCTGGTCGGCCGCGTGGCCAATGGTCTGATCGACAAGTTCGCGCTTAACGGCAAGGCGGATCTGGTGAAGGAGTTCACCTTCGACTATCCCAGCCAGATCATCGCGGGGCTCCTGGGTTTGCCGGAAGAGGACTACCCGCAGTTCCAGCGGTGGTCGATTTCGCTGCTGAGTTGGTTGATGAATCCCGGGCGCGGATTGGCCGCCTCGGCCGCCCTGTGCGAGTACTTCGCGCCGATCCTCGAGGCCCGCCGCGCCGAGCCGAAGGACGACCTGATCAGCGCGCTCGCCGCGGCCGAGATCGACGGGGAAAAGTTGGCGGACGAGGAGATCTTCTCGTTCCTTCGGCTGCTGCTGCCCGCCGGAGTGGAGACGACGTACCGGTCGTTGGGCAGCCTGCTGTTGGCGCTGCTGAAGGACCCGGAGCAATTGGACGCCATCCGCGCGGATCGGTCGCTGCTGCCGCAGGCGATCGAGGAGGGCGTGCGCTGGGAAGCACCCCTGTTGACCATCACCCGGGTGGCGACTCGCGACACCGATCTCGGCGGCGTGGCGATCCCGGCCGGGGCGACGGTGATGCCGATGCTCGGTTCGGCGAACCGGCAAGAGGATCGTTATCCCGATCCGGACACGTTCGACATCCACCGCGAGGCCCGGGCGCACCTGGGCTGGGGGCACGGCGTGCACGTCTGCCTCGGCATGCACCTGGCGCGGCTCGAGATGCGCACCGCGATCAATCTTTTGCTCGACCGGCTGCCGAACCTGCGGCTGGATCCCGACGCGGACGACCCCCATATCCGCGGCCAGGTCTTCCGGTCACCGACGTCGGTTCCGGTGCTGTTCGACCCCCAATGA
- a CDS encoding SDR family oxidoreductase, whose translation MAEHRTAVITGASRGLGFASAVRLYREGWRVVAAMRTPDRGIPLLWQAIQGATGSDVDDDRLIGVQLDLTDTASIAAAAKVIEEAVGAPYALVHNAGISAAGMVEETDMALWQRMLATSVLGPVRLTQALLPSMRAAGQGRIVLVSSAAGVRGQPATAPYSAAKGALERWGESMACEIAPFGLGVTVLVAGTYDTEIITDAGTTDNRNFGGPYARLHNTMNSRGRFAMKMARPPERFTDGLLKAIDDRGAFRRRGIGPDASMLLVANRILPASGMHHMSRIVLGIPRQGSMRDGAWPLTTTQKAMMFVARVLPQPVMQRLAAVAGRFSSQKNVAQQGD comes from the coding sequence ATGGCTGAGCACCGCACGGCCGTCATCACCGGCGCGTCCCGCGGACTGGGCTTCGCCTCGGCCGTGCGGCTGTACCGGGAGGGGTGGCGCGTGGTCGCGGCCATGCGCACACCCGACCGCGGCATTCCGTTGCTGTGGCAGGCTATTCAAGGCGCAACGGGATCCGACGTCGATGACGACCGGTTGATCGGCGTCCAGCTCGACCTTACCGATACCGCGTCGATCGCCGCGGCGGCCAAGGTAATCGAAGAAGCCGTGGGCGCGCCGTACGCACTGGTGCACAACGCGGGGATCTCCGCCGCCGGAATGGTGGAGGAGACCGACATGGCGTTGTGGCAGCGCATGCTCGCCACCAGCGTGCTGGGCCCGGTCAGGCTCACCCAGGCCCTGCTGCCGTCGATGCGGGCGGCCGGCCAGGGGCGAATCGTCCTGGTGTCCAGCGCGGCAGGGGTGCGGGGCCAGCCCGCCACCGCGCCGTACTCGGCGGCCAAGGGAGCGCTGGAGCGGTGGGGGGAGTCGATGGCGTGTGAGATCGCGCCCTTCGGCCTCGGTGTCACCGTCCTGGTGGCCGGCACGTACGACACCGAGATCATCACCGATGCCGGCACCACCGACAACCGCAACTTCGGCGGCCCCTACGCCCGGCTGCACAACACGATGAACAGCCGCGGGCGCTTCGCGATGAAAATGGCGCGGCCCCCCGAGCGGTTCACCGACGGCCTGCTCAAGGCGATCGACGATCGCGGCGCATTCCGCCGCCGCGGCATCGGCCCGGACGCCTCGATGCTGTTGGTGGCCAACAGGATCCTTCCGGCGTCGGGCATGCACCACATGTCCCGGATCGTGCTGGGCATACCCCGACAGGGGTCGATGCGCGACGGTGCATGGCCGTTGACGACAACGCAAAAGGCGATGATGTTCGTCGCTCGTGTTCTTCCGCAGCCGGTGATGCAGCGCCTGGCCGCGGTGGCCGGGCGGTTCTCGTCGCAAAAGAATGTGGCACAGCAAGGGGATTGA
- a CDS encoding spirocyclase AveC family protein, producing MSTEQTTPPAAQEEPAVPQRKGKRGWGGWIAGAALAAFALFFIANCRVALDPRVGNPNVQGRPRPVKFIFGLDYITFLHISTVIMLIVLVVVFVRGWRRNPGSPVMLMFLCTTLIVWQDPIMNWSPFAVYNPDLIHWPESWPLVSLSPTVEPFVVFGYVTFYFGPYFPAVWILRKLQAKYGPTAFVSRHPLVSLGLLTCAIGFVFDAWLEIQLVHMGMYIYSQVIPWGSVFTGTTFQFPLIWESFSVTFVMVPAAILCYRDDTGKSVAEKLAAKAKLFPTRPVLGTFLVMFAIINVSYFAYGAWFWVIKVSHAATSVACPWPYPEAKVYDPQGFYEKAGAQGPYSVGIWSTWASGEPNGRPHVDAPPPGEGACAVQDQKAGKNG from the coding sequence ATGTCTACGGAACAAACCACACCGCCTGCCGCGCAGGAGGAGCCGGCCGTCCCGCAACGAAAAGGCAAGCGCGGCTGGGGCGGTTGGATCGCCGGCGCCGCGCTGGCCGCGTTCGCGCTGTTCTTCATCGCGAACTGCCGTGTGGCCCTTGACCCGCGCGTCGGCAACCCGAACGTGCAAGGCCGACCCCGCCCGGTGAAGTTCATCTTCGGCCTGGACTACATCACGTTCCTGCACATCTCCACCGTGATCATGCTGATCGTCCTGGTGGTGGTGTTCGTCCGGGGATGGCGCCGCAACCCGGGCAGCCCGGTGATGCTGATGTTCCTGTGCACCACGCTGATCGTGTGGCAGGACCCGATCATGAACTGGTCGCCGTTCGCGGTGTACAACCCCGACCTCATCCACTGGCCGGAATCCTGGCCCTTGGTGTCGCTGTCGCCGACCGTGGAGCCGTTCGTCGTATTCGGTTATGTGACGTTCTATTTCGGGCCCTACTTCCCGGCAGTCTGGATCCTGCGCAAGCTGCAGGCCAAGTACGGGCCTACGGCCTTCGTGTCGCGCCACCCCCTGGTCAGCCTGGGCCTGCTGACCTGTGCGATCGGCTTTGTCTTCGACGCGTGGCTGGAGATCCAGCTCGTGCACATGGGCATGTACATCTACTCCCAGGTCATCCCCTGGGGGTCGGTGTTCACCGGCACCACATTTCAATTCCCGCTGATCTGGGAATCGTTCTCGGTGACCTTCGTGATGGTGCCGGCCGCGATCCTGTGCTACCGCGACGACACGGGTAAGTCGGTGGCGGAAAAGCTTGCCGCGAAAGCCAAGTTGTTCCCGACGCGTCCGGTGCTGGGCACCTTCCTGGTGATGTTCGCGATCATCAACGTGTCGTACTTCGCCTACGGCGCCTGGTTCTGGGTCATCAAGGTCAGTCATGCCGCCACTTCGGTGGCCTGCCCGTGGCCGTATCCGGAAGCCAAAGTCTATGACCCGCAGGGTTTTTACGAGAAGGCCGGTGCGCAGGGCCCCTACTCGGTCGGCATCTGGTCGACCTGGGCCAGCGGGGAGCCGAACGGGCGGCCCCATGTCGATGCCCCACCGCCGGGTGAGGGCGCCTGTGCTGTCCAGGACCAAAAGGCGGGCAAGAATGGCTGA
- a CDS encoding ABC transporter substrate-binding protein produces the protein MSYESTAEPIKVGYLMDFTLPPGFPEELFASFTQTFDLIFEEAVAQGVMDRPVQMIYREVEGLPKGSVKAVIDAYGELVDEGCLVVFGPNITDNCVPLREAIEERFKVPAISVTGTDDWLGEWTFAFPQGSMTDEPIFLADLIAKRGLAEIGVLVEQSLIGESYLKNLRNACRRKGIRIAAEVSIAQTAQDINAAVQTLHEAKAEAIVHLGFGFGIVFINPALEVLGWDPPRFTTTAWQNAWVNPIMWNAFMGWTGVDQYDEANRIGQEFLDSYAKKYNGSRPEFCVTVVNRDVAATLVRAFTDAHPLSPRGVKEALERVKMMPAASGAPGTRVSFGKWTRRAWMGAGYLVARTLDADGVNSHLVDRFGEEV, from the coding sequence ATGTCCTACGAAAGCACTGCTGAGCCGATCAAGGTCGGCTACTTGATGGACTTCACCCTGCCGCCGGGCTTTCCCGAGGAGCTGTTCGCCTCCTTCACCCAGACGTTCGACCTGATCTTCGAAGAGGCGGTCGCTCAGGGGGTGATGGACCGTCCCGTGCAGATGATCTATCGCGAGGTGGAGGGTCTGCCCAAGGGTTCGGTCAAGGCGGTGATCGATGCGTACGGCGAATTGGTCGACGAGGGCTGCCTGGTTGTCTTCGGCCCGAACATCACCGACAACTGCGTGCCGTTGCGAGAAGCGATCGAGGAACGGTTCAAGGTGCCCGCGATCAGCGTGACCGGCACCGACGACTGGTTGGGCGAATGGACGTTCGCCTTCCCCCAGGGCTCGATGACCGACGAGCCGATCTTTCTGGCCGACCTCATCGCCAAGCGCGGACTCGCCGAGATCGGTGTGCTGGTGGAGCAGAGCCTCATCGGTGAGAGCTACCTGAAAAATCTTCGAAACGCCTGTCGCCGCAAGGGTATTCGAATCGCAGCGGAGGTTTCGATCGCCCAGACGGCTCAGGACATCAACGCCGCGGTCCAGACGCTGCATGAGGCGAAGGCCGAGGCGATCGTGCACCTGGGCTTCGGATTCGGGATCGTGTTCATCAACCCGGCGCTCGAGGTCCTCGGTTGGGACCCGCCCCGCTTCACCACCACCGCGTGGCAGAACGCGTGGGTCAACCCGATCATGTGGAACGCGTTCATGGGCTGGACCGGTGTCGACCAGTACGACGAGGCGAACCGGATCGGTCAGGAATTCCTCGACAGCTATGCGAAGAAGTACAACGGCAGTCGACCCGAGTTCTGTGTGACCGTGGTGAACCGCGATGTCGCCGCGACCCTGGTGCGGGCCTTCACCGACGCGCATCCGTTGAGTCCGCGCGGGGTTAAGGAGGCGCTGGAGCGGGTGAAGATGATGCCCGCCGCCTCCGGCGCCCCAGGCACCCGGGTGTCCTTCGGGAAGTGGACGCGGCGGGCATGGATGGGTGCCGGCTATCTGGTGGCGCGCACCCTCGATGCCGACGGCGTCAACTCGCATCTGGTCGATCGCTTCGGAGAGGAAGTCTGA
- a CDS encoding CbbQ/NirQ/NorQ/GpvN family protein: MANESGIASRNGMAPDTGDRPYYQAVGGEEAVFKAAYRQGLALVLKGPTGCGKTRFVEAMAHDLGRPLITVSCHDDLTTADLVGRYLLRGDETVWVDGPLTRAVREGAICYLDEVVEARQDTTVVLHPLADHRRQLPIERLGVTLDAAPGFGLVVSYNPGYQSVLKDLKDSTRQRMVAIEFGFPAADVEEGIVAHEAGVDAATAAELVRFGQAIRRLETGGLREVASTRVLIAAGRLVAEGLTMQESARAAIAGPLTDDVAVARALNEMVEVYLGVGA, encoded by the coding sequence ATGGCCAACGAGTCCGGGATAGCCAGCCGAAACGGCATGGCTCCCGATACCGGGGACCGGCCCTACTACCAGGCGGTCGGCGGCGAGGAGGCCGTCTTCAAGGCCGCATACCGCCAAGGATTGGCGCTCGTCCTGAAGGGGCCGACCGGGTGCGGCAAGACCCGCTTCGTCGAGGCGATGGCGCACGACCTGGGCCGGCCGCTGATCACCGTGTCCTGCCATGACGACCTCACCACGGCGGACCTGGTCGGGCGGTATCTGCTGCGCGGCGACGAGACGGTCTGGGTGGACGGTCCGTTGACCCGGGCGGTGCGCGAGGGCGCGATCTGCTACCTGGACGAGGTGGTGGAGGCCCGGCAGGACACCACCGTGGTGCTGCACCCGCTCGCCGACCACCGGCGGCAACTGCCGATCGAGCGCCTCGGCGTCACCCTGGACGCCGCGCCCGGGTTCGGCCTGGTGGTGTCGTACAACCCCGGCTATCAAAGCGTGCTGAAGGATCTCAAGGATTCGACGCGTCAGCGCATGGTCGCCATCGAATTCGGTTTTCCCGCAGCCGATGTCGAAGAGGGCATCGTTGCGCATGAGGCGGGTGTGGACGCCGCCACCGCGGCCGAGCTGGTGCGCTTCGGCCAGGCCATCCGCCGCCTGGAAACCGGGGGGCTGCGCGAGGTCGCGTCGACTCGGGTCCTGATCGCGGCCGGCCGGCTGGTCGCCGAGGGCCTGACCATGCAAGAGTCGGCCCGGGCGGCCATCGCCGGACCGCTCACCGACGACGTGGCAGTCGCCCGGGCCCTCAACGAAATGGTCGAGGTCTATCTGGGTGTGGGAGCCTAG